Proteins from a single region of Leptospira brenneri:
- a CDS encoding SDR family NAD(P)-dependent oxidoreductase: MNQNHKFALITGGGGAIAEAIAIRLEDEGYQLLLSDISLEKMTRIKGLLKGNPKFYVCDQTNPDDIQKLVQNIQRDCPSIDVLINNAGYTKEGPFTSQSLKDINRQIWINLLSPIQIIHGILPLMLKQGQGSIVSVVSIGGIVALADSSIYSAGKFGLRGFLTALYEELKNTNIKVSGIYPAAVDTPMLLHEALNGGTVLNWINPVQPPDAVAKAVLQGIKKGTLEIYVPYSDGLVSRLVAIFPWLMGKLSPLLKWYGESQKQKWLKSKGIK; the protein is encoded by the coding sequence ATGAATCAGAATCATAAATTTGCTCTGATTACCGGAGGGGGCGGAGCCATTGCGGAAGCAATTGCCATCAGATTAGAAGATGAAGGTTATCAATTGTTACTTTCTGATATTAGCTTAGAGAAAATGACAAGAATCAAAGGGCTTTTGAAAGGAAATCCAAAGTTTTATGTCTGTGACCAAACGAATCCTGATGATATCCAAAAGTTAGTTCAAAACATCCAAAGAGACTGTCCGTCTATTGATGTTTTAATCAATAATGCAGGGTATACAAAAGAAGGACCTTTTACGAGCCAATCATTGAAAGATATAAATAGGCAAATTTGGATCAATTTACTAAGTCCGATTCAAATCATTCATGGAATTTTACCACTAATGCTGAAACAAGGCCAAGGATCCATTGTCTCGGTGGTGTCGATCGGTGGCATTGTTGCCTTGGCTGATTCTTCCATTTATTCAGCAGGTAAATTTGGTCTTAGAGGTTTTTTAACCGCACTCTATGAAGAACTAAAAAATACCAATATTAAGGTTTCTGGAATTTATCCTGCAGCTGTGGACACACCTATGCTTTTACATGAGGCACTAAATGGCGGAACTGTTCTCAATTGGATCAATCCAGTACAACCACCAGATGCAGTGGCGAAAGCAGTTCTCCAAGGGATAAAAAAAGGGACGTTGGAAATTTATGTACCGTATTCTGATGGGCTAGTCTCAAGACTTGTAGCCATTTTCCCTTGGCTTATGGGGAAATTATCACCACTTCTCAAATGGTATGGGGAAAGTCAGAAACAAAAGTGGCTAAAGTCAAAAGGAATCAAATAA
- a CDS encoding SpoIIE family protein phosphatase, translating into MREINVFVMQRKFSKLFADLVSFVLGSQEKFVMRHRILNGTLLAGIIAMGVGLSSEFFREGFEMGGLIALWVAFGFACIFYYLARFQNKFQSLILPTFIISSLTSFLQIQYSGGIVSANLMLLAPILVLNMLILGKKFDWLAIVFFVSAVFVLNSIQTYHPEWFFDYSTDKARREDFLITGISILFLLGLMLRTLNRSYEDAIGEVSRLKYQQDGDYYLTSLLIRPLSGIRIHSQTVEFQTYIKQKKSFQFKSREYELGGDICVADQIVLRGRSYSVFANGDAMGKSMQGAGGVLVFGTAFRALVERTHREGILSGYYPERWLHTALSDLNDVFEGFDGSMSMSLLLGLVDEENGFLYYINAEHPFPIRYRDGKASFLSEEATNFKLGMHKDKARIETCWIRPGDTIILGSDGRDDLSIGFDAKANRVINVDHTSILRQVEESSGDIESLGKRLQKVGELTDDLSLLSIRFRFQSAEDMKLHENELQESIRLIQKNNYKEALNLLKEYAEIHGSDPAVWKLLYRVYRKLEKPAEAGLAAENFSNLHPSGLQMILDGAIQYAKANLIGEAIDMAERIYSRKPEVIPVIRILSRLYQKSKRPDKAEEYQKEIHRLQNDRLKSEETG; encoded by the coding sequence ATGCGTGAAATCAATGTATTTGTGATGCAAAGAAAGTTTTCAAAGTTGTTTGCAGACCTTGTTTCCTTTGTTCTCGGATCTCAAGAAAAATTTGTTATGCGCCACAGGATCCTAAACGGAACTCTCCTCGCGGGAATCATTGCCATGGGAGTGGGCCTTAGTTCTGAATTCTTTCGAGAAGGATTTGAAATGGGTGGCCTCATCGCTTTGTGGGTAGCATTTGGTTTTGCTTGTATTTTTTATTATCTAGCAAGGTTCCAAAACAAATTTCAAAGCCTCATCCTTCCTACTTTTATCATCAGTTCGCTTACTTCATTTTTGCAGATTCAATACAGTGGTGGGATTGTCAGTGCCAACCTGATGTTACTTGCTCCTATCTTGGTTTTGAATATGCTCATTCTCGGAAAAAAATTTGATTGGTTGGCAATTGTATTTTTTGTCTCCGCCGTTTTTGTTTTGAATTCCATACAAACCTATCACCCTGAATGGTTTTTTGATTATTCCACTGACAAAGCGAGGCGTGAAGACTTTCTCATCACAGGCATTTCGATTTTATTTTTACTGGGACTTATGTTACGCACCCTCAACCGCTCTTATGAAGATGCCATCGGTGAGGTGAGTCGTTTGAAATACCAACAAGATGGAGATTATTATCTCACTTCACTTCTCATTCGCCCGCTATCAGGAATTCGAATTCATTCTCAAACAGTGGAATTCCAAACCTATATCAAACAAAAGAAATCATTCCAGTTTAAGAGTCGGGAGTATGAACTCGGTGGTGATATCTGTGTTGCCGACCAAATTGTCCTTCGCGGTCGCAGTTATTCTGTATTTGCCAATGGGGATGCCATGGGAAAATCCATGCAAGGAGCCGGTGGGGTTCTTGTTTTTGGAACAGCCTTTCGAGCCCTTGTGGAAAGAACTCATAGAGAAGGAATTTTATCTGGATACTACCCTGAACGTTGGTTGCATACAGCTCTCAGTGATCTCAATGATGTTTTTGAAGGATTTGACGGTTCTATGTCCATGTCTCTCCTACTTGGTTTGGTTGATGAGGAAAATGGATTTTTATACTACATCAATGCAGAACATCCCTTTCCCATTCGTTATCGAGATGGAAAGGCAAGTTTTCTTTCTGAAGAGGCTACCAATTTCAAATTGGGGATGCATAAAGACAAAGCAAGGATCGAAACCTGTTGGATTCGTCCAGGAGACACCATTATTCTTGGTTCTGATGGGAGAGATGATCTCAGTATTGGCTTTGATGCTAAGGCCAATCGTGTGATCAATGTAGATCATACCTCTATTTTACGCCAAGTGGAGGAAAGTAGTGGAGACATTGAATCTCTTGGAAAACGCCTTCAAAAAGTGGGTGAATTGACAGATGACCTTTCCTTACTCAGCATTCGGTTCCGCTTTCAATCTGCCGAGGATATGAAACTTCATGAAAACGAACTACAAGAATCAATTCGTTTGATCCAGAAAAACAATTATAAGGAAGCCCTTAATTTGCTTAAAGAGTATGCGGAGATTCACGGCTCTGACCCGGCAGTATGGAAATTATTGTACCGAGTGTATCGTAAACTGGAGAAACCGGCAGAAGCGGGTCTTGCAGCTGAGAATTTTTCGAATCTCCATCCCTCTGGACTCCAAATGATCCTCGATGGAGCCATTCAATATGCAAAAGCAAACTTAATTGGAGAGGCAATCGACATGGCAGAACGGATTTACAGTCGTAAACCTGAGGTAATTCCCGTGATCAGGATCCTAAGCAGACTCTATCAAAAGTCAAAACGTCCTGATAAAGCAGAAGAATACCAAAAAGAAATCCATCGTTTACAAAATGACCGCCTAAAATCAGAAGAAACAGGATGA
- a CDS encoding TetR/AcrR family transcriptional regulator gives MKTRHLSMAMRKQRRKETHQKKSHPIPVDENSDEGRIGGRRKILLQALRELLRIEEPEAVTYAKVCVRAKIPRASAYHFFPNIGAMYLGLRLVHADLVSARLEGVDTSEFETWQSYVYFLAREAASVVREDRSLIRVVYGVRNEETMHIGKTLDSTIVKIALSQVEERFRLPEVPDIAKKIGIAVSLIDSVFRFSFREGGDISDEMVSEAGRAAVAYLRSYLPEYLPPRK, from the coding sequence ATGAAAACTCGGCATTTGTCGATGGCAATGCGAAAACAAAGAAGAAAAGAAACCCACCAGAAGAAATCTCATCCCATACCCGTGGATGAAAACTCAGATGAAGGTCGAATCGGTGGCCGTAGAAAGATCCTTCTCCAGGCTCTCCGGGAACTTTTGCGAATTGAAGAACCAGAAGCAGTGACTTATGCAAAGGTTTGTGTTCGTGCCAAAATTCCGAGAGCTTCCGCGTATCATTTTTTTCCGAATATTGGAGCCATGTACCTGGGGCTACGATTGGTTCATGCGGATCTTGTTTCTGCCAGGTTGGAAGGAGTGGATACATCTGAATTTGAAACTTGGCAAAGTTATGTGTATTTCCTTGCTAGGGAGGCCGCCTCTGTTGTAAGAGAAGATAGGTCACTGATCAGAGTGGTTTATGGAGTTCGAAATGAAGAGACGATGCATATAGGCAAAACTTTAGATTCCACCATAGTCAAGATTGCTCTATCGCAGGTGGAGGAAAGGTTTCGATTGCCAGAAGTACCTGATATAGCAAAAAAGATTGGGATTGCAGTTTCACTGATTGATTCTGTTTTTCGTTTTTCCTTTCGAGAAGGAGGAGATATCTCTGATGAGATGGTGAGTGAAGCGGGAAGGGCAGCTGTCGCTTATTTACGATCTTACCTCCCTGAATACTTACCACCTAGGAAATAA
- a CDS encoding class II aldolase/adducin family protein, giving the protein MKDSKIETVRKSMLSACIKLADLGFLAGVGGNLAVRIDSKLMAVTPSATDYYTMKPEDLCILEIKSLKMVEGTKQPTTESGIHASFFTLRPELEVSLHTHQPLASAVTLLGLDMEITSTEGKKNIGSYLRSVSYAPSGTSFLVSAFRKRINTETNGYLLRNHGIVCGAFTLEQAIENVKLIEKEAARFLRTRIETNTNLSHMTIPMKQQLLSAL; this is encoded by the coding sequence ATGAAAGATTCAAAAATAGAAACAGTTCGGAAGTCCATGCTTTCCGCCTGTATCAAGTTAGCTGATTTAGGATTTTTAGCAGGTGTTGGTGGAAATTTAGCAGTCAGAATTGATTCTAAACTTATGGCGGTTACTCCCTCTGCCACTGATTATTATACAATGAAACCAGAAGACCTTTGTATCTTAGAAATCAAAAGTCTCAAAATGGTAGAAGGAACCAAACAACCAACTACCGAAAGTGGGATCCATGCCTCGTTTTTCACATTAAGACCAGAACTCGAAGTGAGTTTACACACTCATCAACCACTGGCAAGTGCCGTCACTCTTCTTGGTTTAGATATGGAGATTACTTCTACAGAAGGAAAAAAGAATATTGGTTCTTACTTAAGGTCTGTATCTTACGCACCCTCAGGTACCTCCTTTCTCGTAAGTGCTTTTCGAAAAAGAATCAATACCGAAACAAATGGTTATCTACTGAGAAACCACGGAATTGTTTGTGGAGCGTTTACACTAGAGCAAGCAATCGAGAATGTAAAGTTAATCGAGAAAGAAGCAGCACGTTTTCTTCGAACCAGAATTGAAACAAATACGAATTTATCTCATATGACAATTCCGATGAAACAACAGTTACTATCGGCACTGTAA
- a CDS encoding aldose epimerase, which produces MKSNILTKKNPKQITSSDEQELKSLWHRLETKGLLQDHKADLSFRLPGKGSFLLMHREEGKKSKVEITEYKIENPTESLRIHLISDETLNLIRFHASIYSLRPDIGAVASFQPVWSSLLKTLDHPLPLVFDEQCRQLGAPVVAIPKHIDGSAEKSPILLNGANAFLDEDNVVITSVTRDKAIYNCELIEKCSKAYLLAHSTGSPIRSIPWWVRFIAKSRLIKDEKKASRAYALGQAPTGFKAY; this is translated from the coding sequence ATGAAATCGAATATTCTTACAAAAAAAAATCCGAAACAAATTACATCTTCAGACGAACAGGAACTAAAAAGTTTATGGCATCGATTGGAAACGAAAGGTCTATTACAAGATCATAAAGCAGACCTTTCTTTCCGACTCCCAGGTAAAGGAAGTTTCCTTCTCATGCATCGCGAAGAAGGAAAAAAATCAAAAGTAGAAATAACAGAATATAAAATTGAGAATCCTACCGAATCTTTAAGGATTCATTTGATCAGTGATGAAACATTAAATCTAATTCGGTTTCATGCAAGTATCTATTCTTTAAGACCAGATATAGGTGCCGTTGCTTCATTTCAACCAGTTTGGAGTTCTTTACTGAAAACACTGGACCATCCCCTTCCCCTCGTTTTTGACGAACAATGTCGCCAGTTAGGTGCACCTGTTGTCGCGATCCCAAAACATATAGACGGTTCTGCAGAAAAAAGCCCGATTCTCCTCAATGGAGCCAATGCATTTCTGGATGAAGACAATGTTGTGATTACAAGCGTAACTCGAGACAAAGCCATTTATAATTGTGAGTTAATTGAAAAATGTTCCAAAGCCTATCTTCTCGCCCATTCGACAGGAAGCCCGATTCGAAGCATTCCATGGTGGGTTCGATTCATTGCCAAAAGCCGACTCATAAAGGATGAAAAAAAAGCAAGTCGGGCCTATGCTCTTGGCCAAGCACCGACAGGGTTTAAAGCTTACTAA
- a CDS encoding GyrI-like domain-containing protein has protein sequence MKNKVVQKIELNPITLVGIKTRTSNAAEISGNGKIAALWGQFLGEGILSQIPNRMNPSEWMAVYTEFESDENGEYTMFIGAAVERIESLPPNLFSLQIPRSEYTKVSTDWGPITNIGLEAWKKIWSEEEYRKNRSYIADLEIYGVDAIDPNHSRFDIYLGIK, from the coding sequence ATGAAAAACAAAGTCGTTCAGAAAATTGAATTAAATCCTATCACATTAGTGGGAATCAAAACTCGCACATCAAATGCAGCGGAAATCTCAGGGAACGGAAAGATTGCCGCCCTTTGGGGACAGTTCTTGGGAGAAGGGATATTATCTCAGATTCCCAATAGAATGAATCCATCGGAATGGATGGCAGTGTATACAGAATTTGAATCGGATGAAAACGGTGAATATACGATGTTTATTGGAGCCGCCGTTGAAAGGATTGAATCTTTACCACCCAATCTTTTTTCTCTTCAAATTCCGAGATCAGAGTATACCAAAGTTTCAACTGATTGGGGTCCGATTACTAACATCGGACTTGAGGCCTGGAAAAAAATTTGGTCTGAAGAAGAGTATAGAAAAAATAGATCGTATATTGCTGACTTAGAAATTTATGGGGTCGATGCAATAGACCCCAATCATTCTAGGTTTGATATTTATTTAGGTATCAAATAA
- a CDS encoding AraC family transcriptional regulator has protein sequence MDYYDHIQLAINFIEKHLTENITVEDVSKNAFQSRWHFQRIFRYVTGYSVYTYLKKRRLTEAGNDLILGKDKIIDIAFKYHYATPESFLRAFRTEYGMNPSDYRKELEHRNFGKLEIEPLRDGIRIDGSQIKTHIVTKNEFFLMGKVHRTTMQKCQNEIDIPKFWGEFIGNGLMNGIPNRMGDSLLGIYTNWDYAENFDVLIGSVVRKESEVPPGFVLHRMKPAKYMVFTVPGNQNHDILNGWKYIYGTWMPNTGFEREFSDDFDLFDDRFQSETKPESEIYIPIK, from the coding sequence ATGGATTATTATGACCACATCCAACTTGCGATCAATTTCATTGAAAAGCATTTAACGGAAAATATAACGGTGGAAGATGTTTCTAAAAATGCCTTCCAATCCAGATGGCATTTCCAACGTATCTTCCGGTATGTAACCGGATACTCTGTTTACACCTATTTAAAAAAACGAAGACTTACGGAAGCGGGTAATGATTTGATTTTAGGAAAAGATAAAATCATTGATATCGCTTTTAAATACCATTACGCAACTCCCGAATCTTTTTTACGAGCTTTCCGGACAGAGTATGGAATGAATCCTTCTGATTACAGAAAAGAATTGGAGCACAGAAATTTCGGTAAATTGGAAATTGAACCTTTGAGAGATGGAATTAGAATCGATGGTTCCCAAATCAAAACTCATATCGTTACCAAAAATGAATTTTTTCTTATGGGGAAGGTCCATAGAACCACGATGCAGAAATGCCAAAATGAAATTGATATTCCTAAATTTTGGGGAGAATTTATTGGAAATGGTTTGATGAATGGAATTCCCAATCGAATGGGAGATTCTCTTCTGGGGATCTATACAAACTGGGATTATGCGGAAAATTTTGATGTTCTCATTGGTTCAGTTGTCAGAAAAGAATCCGAGGTTCCTCCTGGGTTTGTTTTGCATCGAATGAAACCTGCAAAATATATGGTTTTTACCGTTCCTGGAAATCAAAATCATGATATTCTGAATGGATGGAAATACATCTACGGAACTTGGATGCCAAACACGGGATTTGAGCGCGAGTTTAGTGATGATTTTGATTTGTTTGATGACCGCTTCCAATCGGAAACAAAACCCGAATCAGAAATCTATATCCCTATCAAATAG
- a CDS encoding HD domain-containing phosphohydrolase yields MEISDKPKILIVDDEPTNLQILNEILQNDYTLLFAKDGLKAIELAESQEPDLILLDVMMPEMTGHEVCTVLKSKEKTKFIPVIFVTALTDVGDEEKGFQLGAVDYIMKPVSPPIVKARIKNHLSLVDVNEVKATRLQIVQRLGMASEYKDNETGMHVIRMSHYSQTLALAYGYSSEAAEEILNAAPMHDVGKIGIPDFIIQKPGKLSPEEWEIMKRHPEIGAEIIGDHNSSLLKLAKSIAITHHEKYDGTGYPYGLKGESIPLEGRIIAIADVFDALTTERPYKKAWEVDTAIEFLKKESGTHFDPVLVNQFISVLPKVLEIKKQWPEET; encoded by the coding sequence GTGGAAATTAGCGATAAACCAAAAATACTCATCGTCGACGATGAACCAACTAACTTACAAATATTAAATGAAATTTTGCAAAATGATTATACACTTTTATTTGCAAAAGATGGATTAAAAGCCATTGAGCTTGCGGAGTCACAAGAACCAGATTTGATTTTACTTGATGTGATGATGCCCGAAATGACTGGCCACGAAGTTTGTACTGTTCTTAAATCAAAAGAAAAAACAAAGTTCATTCCCGTAATTTTTGTGACCGCATTAACGGATGTTGGTGATGAAGAAAAAGGATTTCAATTAGGTGCTGTTGACTATATTATGAAACCTGTTAGTCCACCGATTGTAAAAGCCAGAATTAAAAACCATCTATCACTGGTTGATGTGAATGAAGTAAAGGCCACTCGGTTACAAATTGTCCAACGTTTGGGGATGGCGTCCGAATATAAAGACAACGAAACGGGAATGCATGTGATTCGGATGAGCCACTATTCTCAAACCTTGGCACTCGCTTACGGGTATTCTTCTGAGGCGGCTGAAGAAATTTTGAATGCGGCTCCTATGCATGATGTTGGTAAGATTGGAATCCCTGATTTTATCATTCAAAAACCTGGGAAACTCAGTCCAGAGGAATGGGAAATTATGAAACGCCACCCGGAAATTGGAGCTGAAATCATAGGAGATCATAACTCGAGCCTTCTAAAACTAGCGAAGTCGATAGCCATCACCCATCATGAAAAATATGATGGAACCGGGTATCCTTATGGGTTGAAAGGTGAGAGTATTCCTTTAGAAGGCAGAATCATTGCCATTGCCGATGTGTTTGATGCTTTAACAACGGAAAGACCTTATAAAAAGGCTTGGGAAGTCGATACCGCTATCGAATTTTTAAAGAAAGAATCGGGAACCCATTTTGATCCAGTTCTTGTGAACCAGTTTATTTCTGTATTACCCAAAGTCCTTGAAATTAAAAAACAGTGGCCTGAAGAAACTTAA
- a CDS encoding PAS domain S-box protein — MGIDFLNHFFIFESDHLIFVEGSYNYWLVTLSIFISIFASWISLYMLSRFSNVENQYSRLAILFTSSLSMGGAVWSMHFIGMMSFDLCTKVTYHKSVTILSILPSFFASYFALQTLNKKRISRRELISVGTLVGAGIGFMHYMGMAAMEMRPRLMYDPYLFLVSLFVAISLAILSILIQFRLKNSNLKISTFYLTLISGVVMGSAISGMHYTGMAAARFVLDPGEILDTSYSDQLFMVALIGFGSFFVIGSAVVTIAFISYKDLFQNLLRSESRLRAIIETAADAIVMINTKGIIQEFNITAEKMFGWKAGEIIGKNVSILMPNPYQDEHNDYLSNYLKTGEAKIIGVGREAIAIRKDGVTFPIRLAIGHTKLPQDDIFVGFISDISERIKIEKALKDNEEQMRSFIQNIPGVVYRCLVDEYWTTVFMSDSILSLAGYSASDFLEPNRKLTYSELIHPDDRAHVSNIIQNAIATSDTFVLNYRIIQKSGDIRWVLEYGGLVLDENKNVKFLDGVILDNTDRKMIEEALIESKEKAEMAAITKTTFLANMSHEIRTPMNAIIGFTEVLLSGDLIGNQKNHLETVKQSAKSLLRLLNDVLNSAKLDRGAVELEIIDFSLISLVDQVCSTMGIEAKRKGLEFQYEIDKSLDEYYRGDSLRIRQILTNLIGNAIKFTKDGFIRLSITSKDGNILFHIKDTGIGIAKDRMDKIFDPFTQADVSMSRRFGGTGLGTTISKQLVELMKGKIWVESELGFGTEFFVSLPLPKGKPILEINEKIQIDLPNLNVLIVDDVKQNVELIQLLMASNGHQVEIARNGLEALSLFKLKQFDLVLMDIQMPEMDGLEATRQIRKLEETNSKHTPIIALSASVFEEDKQSAKEAGMDGFVSKPIDIQDLFFEIKKLIYGNTEKLRKQIGNSSKEENFQIKRGISVFGSKEKYSSMLNGFYTDFADEVENRFNEFGNTSQDNEFIHKLKGVSSNLGIQDISIICQQLEEKSQSVRLDKNDWQLLKETFENSHLKFKEEFKTELVSKSLEPVPSKILSTEDKNIIFTLVDSLTHSFSRGSVDQTDWKKLNEILAGTNYSKNLTEIETFIFQFEFEKTIQKLKNLTVQISGDSGGN, encoded by the coding sequence ATGGGTATCGATTTTCTAAACCATTTTTTCATTTTTGAATCTGATCATTTGATTTTTGTCGAAGGCAGTTATAATTATTGGTTGGTAACTCTTTCCATATTTATTTCTATTTTTGCCTCTTGGATATCTTTGTATATGCTCAGTCGTTTTTCAAACGTTGAGAATCAATATTCTAGGTTGGCCATTCTTTTTACTTCCAGTTTGTCGATGGGTGGAGCTGTTTGGTCCATGCACTTCATTGGAATGATGTCTTTTGATCTATGTACAAAAGTCACTTACCATAAATCGGTAACAATTTTATCGATACTTCCCAGTTTTTTTGCTTCTTACTTTGCCTTACAAACTTTAAATAAAAAGAGAATTAGCCGGAGGGAACTGATCTCCGTTGGTACTCTCGTTGGTGCAGGAATTGGATTTATGCATTATATGGGAATGGCCGCGATGGAAATGCGACCAAGGCTAATGTATGACCCATATTTGTTTTTAGTATCACTATTTGTTGCGATATCCTTAGCGATCCTATCCATATTGATTCAATTTCGTTTAAAGAATTCAAATCTAAAAATTTCGACCTTTTATTTAACATTAATTAGTGGAGTTGTCATGGGAAGCGCGATTTCAGGAATGCACTACACTGGAATGGCTGCAGCTAGGTTTGTGTTAGACCCTGGTGAAATTTTAGACACTTCCTATTCTGATCAATTGTTTATGGTCGCACTCATTGGGTTTGGAAGTTTTTTTGTGATCGGTTCTGCAGTTGTTACAATTGCTTTTATCAGTTATAAAGATCTTTTTCAAAATCTTTTAAGGAGTGAATCCAGATTACGAGCCATTATCGAAACAGCTGCCGATGCAATTGTCATGATCAATACAAAAGGAATCATTCAAGAATTTAACATCACAGCAGAAAAGATGTTTGGATGGAAGGCGGGTGAGATCATTGGAAAAAATGTTAGTATTTTGATGCCAAATCCATATCAGGATGAACATAACGATTATCTATCCAATTATCTAAAAACCGGCGAAGCAAAAATTATTGGGGTTGGGAGAGAGGCTATTGCGATTCGCAAAGATGGAGTCACTTTTCCAATTCGATTGGCCATTGGGCATACGAAACTTCCCCAAGATGATATTTTTGTTGGATTCATTAGTGATATTTCGGAACGAATTAAAATTGAAAAAGCTCTTAAAGATAATGAAGAGCAGATGCGATCATTTATCCAAAATATTCCAGGTGTGGTTTATCGATGTTTGGTAGATGAATATTGGACAACCGTTTTTATGAGTGATTCAATATTGAGTTTAGCAGGATATTCCGCGAGCGACTTTTTAGAACCAAATCGAAAGTTAACATACTCGGAACTCATCCATCCGGATGATAGGGCGCATGTTTCAAATATCATACAAAACGCAATTGCAACATCAGATACATTTGTCTTAAATTATCGCATCATTCAAAAATCTGGAGATATTCGTTGGGTTTTAGAATACGGTGGTTTAGTTTTAGATGAAAACAAAAATGTTAAATTTTTAGATGGAGTGATTCTGGACAACACAGATAGAAAGATGATTGAAGAGGCTCTCATCGAATCTAAAGAAAAAGCGGAAATGGCTGCCATAACCAAAACAACTTTTTTAGCCAATATGAGTCATGAAATCAGAACTCCAATGAATGCAATCATTGGTTTTACTGAAGTGTTGTTGTCGGGTGATTTGATTGGGAATCAAAAAAATCATTTAGAGACAGTGAAACAATCAGCAAAATCATTGTTACGACTACTGAATGATGTTTTAAATTCAGCAAAACTCGATCGTGGGGCAGTGGAACTTGAAATCATTGACTTCTCACTAATTTCCCTTGTAGACCAAGTATGTTCCACTATGGGAATTGAAGCAAAACGAAAGGGTTTAGAATTCCAATATGAAATCGATAAAAGTTTGGATGAGTACTATCGGGGTGATAGCCTTCGCATTCGACAAATACTAACTAATTTAATCGGTAATGCAATTAAGTTCACAAAGGATGGATTCATCCGTTTATCGATTACTTCAAAAGATGGAAATATATTGTTCCATATCAAAGATACGGGAATCGGAATTGCAAAAGACCGGATGGATAAAATTTTCGATCCATTTACGCAAGCTGATGTGTCCATGAGTAGAAGATTTGGTGGAACAGGACTAGGGACCACCATTTCAAAACAATTGGTTGAACTCATGAAAGGTAAAATCTGGGTAGAAAGTGAACTAGGATTTGGAACTGAATTTTTTGTCTCTTTACCTCTTCCAAAAGGAAAACCAATATTAGAAATAAACGAAAAAATTCAAATTGATTTACCAAATTTAAACGTACTGATCGTTGACGATGTCAAACAAAACGTTGAACTCATTCAGTTACTAATGGCTTCCAATGGTCATCAAGTTGAAATCGCCAGAAACGGATTAGAAGCATTATCCTTATTCAAATTAAAACAATTTGATTTGGTATTAATGGACATTCAGATGCCTGAGATGGACGGATTGGAAGCAACCCGTCAAATTAGGAAACTAGAGGAAACAAATTCGAAACATACACCGATCATTGCTTTGTCAGCCAGTGTATTTGAAGAAGACAAACAATCTGCGAAGGAAGCAGGTATGGATGGATTTGTTTCAAAACCAATAGATATCCAGGATTTATTTTTTGAAATTAAAAAGTTAATTTATGGTAATACCGAAAAACTCAGGAAACAAATCGGAAATTCTTCCAAAGAGGAAAATTTTCAAATCAAACGTGGGATTTCTGTTTTTGGTTCAAAAGAAAAATATTCAAGTATGCTTAACGGGTTTTATACGGATTTTGCAGATGAAGTTGAAAATCGTTTCAATGAATTTGGAAATACTTCCCAAGACAATGAGTTTATTCATAAATTAAAAGGTGTATCTTCTAATTTAGGCATTCAAGACATTTCAATAATTTGCCAACAATTAGAAGAAAAATCACAAAGTGTTCGATTAGACAAAAATGATTGGCAACTATTAAAGGAAACCTTTGAAAATTCCCATTTAAAATTTAAGGAAGAGTTTAAAACTGAATTGGTTTCTAAATCGTTAGAACCAGTGCCTTCCAAAATACTTTCAACGGAAGACAAAAATATTATCTTTACTTTAGTAGACTCATTAACTCATTCATTTTCACGCGGTTCCGTCGACCAAACTGATTGGAAAAAGTTAAACGAAATTTTGGCTGGAACTAATTATTCTAAAAATCTTACTGAAATTGAAACTTTTATCTTTCAATTCGAATTTGAAAAAACAATACAAAAATTAAAAAACCTAACTGTTCAAATTTCTGGAGATTCTGGTGGAAATTAG